From a region of the Aeoliella mucimassa genome:
- a CDS encoding efflux RND transporter periplasmic adaptor subunit, whose protein sequence is MKKFWILTGAACVVAALIYLYAFHWREPAGLDDSNHNLAELSQPTGLHLHAAERQAAGIELRPLEHRELQTTRTLPGRLVYDANKHVAVVAAAAGVIESVLVQPGASVQVGQPIAFVRCPAIGSARSELLMRLSQLELVQREFEWKARVAEGTEKLLALVDERTPVEQIKGQLTDHLVGDNRATLLNAYSRMLLAEQLAQSAMDAGGAAVLTGRVVSERRAEAEQSVAALEAAAEQAKFEAQLARDVAKSELDEAQRQVEVARNELKTLLGLPAAGTAEIDLVPSTEDITLLEVKSPIDGTIERRQFSATERVATGEELFVIADTTKLWVEADIRGGDWGALVVSEGDPVWVTTPATGETHWEAHVVYIGREVDPTSGAAPLVAAIENPEGKLRPGLFARIEAPTSPKVEALVAPSEAVVDMDGQPTVFVPAGDEFKPVGVTIGRRFDNLVEIVSPLSAGDEIVASGAFFLKSELLLAGEE, encoded by the coding sequence ATGAAGAAGTTTTGGATTCTAACGGGAGCTGCCTGCGTTGTTGCAGCGCTGATTTACTTGTATGCGTTTCATTGGCGAGAGCCTGCGGGGCTGGATGACTCGAATCACAACCTCGCCGAGTTATCCCAACCAACGGGTCTGCATCTACATGCTGCTGAAAGGCAAGCAGCCGGCATCGAACTGCGCCCCCTCGAACACCGCGAACTGCAAACCACACGCACCTTACCAGGACGCCTGGTATACGACGCCAACAAGCATGTTGCCGTGGTAGCGGCCGCTGCAGGGGTGATCGAATCCGTCCTCGTCCAGCCGGGCGCGAGCGTGCAGGTGGGTCAACCAATTGCGTTCGTACGCTGCCCAGCGATCGGCTCCGCGCGTAGTGAACTGTTGATGCGTTTGTCGCAACTTGAATTAGTTCAACGAGAGTTTGAATGGAAAGCAAGAGTTGCCGAAGGGACAGAGAAACTACTCGCGTTAGTCGATGAACGCACACCAGTCGAACAGATTAAAGGTCAACTGACCGACCATCTGGTCGGCGACAACCGAGCGACGCTGTTGAATGCTTATAGTCGCATGTTGCTGGCAGAACAGCTTGCCCAATCGGCCATGGATGCCGGGGGGGCTGCGGTACTTACGGGGCGAGTGGTCAGCGAACGCCGAGCAGAGGCAGAACAATCGGTGGCCGCCCTGGAAGCAGCAGCCGAGCAGGCAAAGTTCGAAGCCCAACTGGCTCGCGACGTCGCCAAGTCGGAACTCGATGAGGCCCAGCGTCAAGTCGAAGTCGCCCGAAACGAACTAAAGACGTTATTGGGTTTACCTGCTGCTGGCACTGCAGAGATTGATCTCGTGCCTTCCACCGAGGACATCACCCTTCTGGAAGTAAAGTCGCCCATCGACGGTACGATCGAACGCCGACAGTTCTCGGCCACCGAGCGTGTTGCCACCGGCGAGGAACTGTTTGTCATCGCCGATACCACAAAACTATGGGTCGAGGCCGACATCCGCGGCGGCGACTGGGGGGCTCTGGTAGTGAGTGAGGGAGACCCAGTGTGGGTCACCACGCCGGCTACCGGAGAAACTCACTGGGAAGCTCACGTGGTGTATATCGGACGCGAGGTCGATCCCACCTCGGGTGCGGCACCGCTGGTAGCAGCGATCGAGAATCCAGAAGGAAAGCTTCGTCCCGGGCTGTTCGCCCGCATCGAGGCGCCCACGTCGCCGAAGGTCGAGGCCTTGGTCGCGCCCAGCGAAGCGGTGGTGGATATGGATGGCCAGCCAACCGTGTTTGTGCCGGCTGGCGACGAGTTCAAACCGGTGGGAGTGACCATCGGACGTCGCTTCGACAACCTGGTGGAGATTGTTTCGCCGCTTTCGGCAGGAGACGAGATCGTCGCCTCGGGAGCATTCTTCCTAAAAAGCGAGTTACTGCTCGCGGGGGAGGAATAA
- a CDS encoding efflux RND transporter permease subunit: protein MLTKLIEFSLRNRFLVIVATLLVAGAGVRSALKLPIDAVPDLTNTQVTIITSAGSLPPVEVERQVTYPVEWAMGGLAEVDEVRSVSKFGLSVITIVFNEGTDIYFATQQVSQRLQQASTQIPSQYGPPELGPMTTALGEILQFELRSDSRSPMELRSLLDWDISPRLREVDGVTEVNSMGGFYKTYEIRADPDLLNAYDLTLEEIYSRVEASNASAGGGYVVHHDEQRFIRGEALLKSEDDIRNIVITRAVNGSPLLLGDVAEVVIAPMARQGAVSRDGRGEAVTGMVMMRIGENSRTVVSRVKERIAAVQDTLPADVEIDIIYDREDLIGRTLHTVLKNLAEGGALVAIVLLVTLGSLRAGLIVALAIPLSMLFASNLMLALGVSASLMSLGAIDFGLVVDSSVIMVENCVRRLSGGNVRSRLAVIRDAAIEVRGPTMFGELIIAVVYVPVLMLEGTEGKLFRPMAMTVLFALFGSLILSLTLMPALASLSLPKEVKDHELWPIRMLKKIYLPTVRLAVAKPVITVVAALAILAASVPVALNLGAEFMPRLNEGDLLVEAIRLPTASLEGAEQMAELIETSLLTLPEVKTVFCKTGRPEIANDVMGVHQTDVWVMLKRPEEWPMEKSRDELIEEMELVLNETVPGVAFGFTQPIEMRVDELVAGVKADVAILLYGDDLAKLASLSKEIESELRGIEGAADVKADIQSTLATLTIEPRREALARYGVDAAEVMDVVAAIGGRDVGQLLDGRARYPIRVRLPEAWREETELLAQLPVAKAGGKPVPLGELAEIRLEETPPTVEHDNGRRRTFVSANVRGRDVASFVNEAQQRIDKNITLPPNYELDWGGDFENLQSASRRLLLITPIVLLLIFMLLHASFGSAQLASLIFLCVPFAASGGIFALAMREMPFSIAAGVGFIALFGVAVLNGLVWTSDAERRRKEGVPAKEASGLAANSRFRPVLMTAMVASLGFLPMALSHSDGAEIQRPLATVVIGGLITSSLLTCVVIPAVYPWFAPRQVHPEAKALS, encoded by the coding sequence ATGTTAACGAAACTCATTGAATTTTCACTACGGAATCGTTTCCTCGTGATCGTGGCCACGTTGCTGGTGGCCGGTGCCGGAGTGCGGAGCGCGCTCAAGCTACCGATCGACGCCGTGCCCGACCTGACAAACACGCAGGTCACCATCATCACCAGCGCCGGGTCGCTACCACCGGTGGAGGTTGAACGGCAAGTCACCTATCCCGTGGAATGGGCGATGGGCGGCCTGGCCGAAGTGGACGAAGTGCGAAGCGTTTCGAAGTTCGGCCTGTCGGTGATTACGATCGTTTTCAACGAAGGAACCGACATCTACTTTGCCACCCAACAGGTCAGCCAGCGACTGCAGCAGGCGTCCACCCAGATTCCCTCGCAATACGGCCCGCCAGAACTCGGTCCCATGACCACCGCCCTGGGAGAGATTCTGCAATTCGAACTCCGCAGCGATAGTCGCTCGCCGATGGAACTCCGCAGCCTGCTCGACTGGGACATCTCACCGCGACTACGCGAGGTGGACGGAGTGACGGAAGTCAACTCGATGGGCGGGTTCTACAAGACGTATGAAATCCGCGCCGATCCCGACCTACTGAACGCCTACGATTTGACGCTGGAGGAGATCTACTCGCGGGTGGAAGCCAGTAACGCCAGCGCCGGCGGTGGCTATGTCGTGCATCACGACGAACAACGCTTCATCCGCGGCGAAGCGTTGTTAAAGAGCGAAGACGACATCCGCAACATTGTGATCACCCGCGCGGTGAATGGCTCGCCGCTGCTACTGGGCGACGTCGCCGAAGTGGTGATCGCCCCTATGGCCCGCCAGGGCGCGGTGAGTCGCGACGGCCGTGGCGAGGCAGTCACCGGGATGGTGATGATGCGAATCGGCGAGAACTCGCGGACCGTCGTGTCGCGGGTGAAGGAGCGAATCGCTGCGGTGCAGGATACGCTGCCGGCCGATGTCGAAATCGACATCATCTACGATCGCGAAGACTTGATCGGCAGAACTCTGCACACGGTACTCAAGAACCTGGCCGAGGGGGGCGCGCTGGTAGCCATCGTGTTGCTCGTGACTCTCGGTAGCCTGCGGGCGGGTTTGATCGTCGCGCTGGCCATTCCCCTGTCGATGCTGTTCGCGTCGAACCTGATGCTGGCCCTTGGCGTTTCCGCCAGCTTGATGAGTTTGGGAGCCATCGATTTTGGCCTGGTTGTCGACTCGTCGGTCATCATGGTCGAAAACTGCGTTCGCCGACTCTCCGGCGGGAACGTCCGAAGCCGTCTGGCGGTGATTCGCGACGCGGCCATCGAAGTTCGCGGCCCCACCATGTTCGGTGAGTTAATCATCGCCGTGGTGTACGTGCCAGTGCTGATGCTCGAAGGGACCGAGGGCAAACTATTTCGCCCCATGGCGATGACCGTGCTGTTCGCGTTGTTTGGTTCGCTGATTCTTTCGCTCACGTTGATGCCAGCCTTGGCTTCACTCTCGCTGCCCAAAGAAGTGAAGGATCACGAGCTGTGGCCGATACGCATGCTGAAGAAGATCTACCTGCCTACGGTCCGCCTGGCAGTCGCTAAACCGGTAATAACCGTTGTGGCCGCGTTGGCCATCCTGGCAGCCAGCGTGCCAGTGGCCCTGAATCTAGGCGCGGAGTTCATGCCTCGCTTGAACGAAGGCGACTTGCTGGTCGAGGCGATCCGCTTGCCCACTGCCTCGCTCGAAGGGGCCGAACAAATGGCCGAGCTGATTGAAACAAGTCTGCTCACGCTGCCCGAAGTAAAAACCGTGTTCTGCAAAACGGGGCGTCCTGAGATTGCCAACGATGTGATGGGTGTTCATCAAACCGATGTGTGGGTGATGCTCAAACGTCCTGAAGAGTGGCCCATGGAGAAGTCCCGTGATGAGTTAATCGAAGAGATGGAACTGGTGCTTAACGAAACCGTTCCGGGCGTTGCTTTTGGTTTCACCCAGCCCATCGAAATGCGAGTCGACGAACTCGTCGCCGGGGTCAAGGCAGATGTCGCTATCCTGCTCTACGGCGACGATCTCGCAAAGCTGGCCAGTCTGTCCAAGGAAATCGAGTCCGAATTGCGCGGCATCGAAGGCGCCGCCGACGTGAAGGCCGACATCCAGTCGACTCTTGCTACGCTTACCATCGAACCACGCCGCGAAGCCCTGGCCCGCTATGGCGTGGACGCGGCCGAAGTGATGGACGTGGTCGCGGCCATCGGAGGACGCGATGTTGGTCAACTACTCGACGGACGGGCGCGTTATCCGATTCGCGTTCGCTTGCCGGAAGCCTGGCGTGAAGAAACCGAGTTGCTGGCTCAACTCCCGGTCGCCAAAGCGGGTGGTAAACCCGTGCCGCTAGGCGAGTTGGCCGAGATTCGTCTCGAAGAGACACCTCCTACCGTCGAGCACGACAATGGCCGGCGTCGCACGTTCGTCTCGGCCAACGTGCGGGGACGCGACGTAGCAAGCTTTGTCAACGAGGCACAGCAGCGTATCGATAAAAACATCACCTTGCCCCCCAACTATGAGTTGGACTGGGGCGGCGACTTCGAGAACCTGCAATCAGCGAGCCGGCGATTGCTGTTGATCACACCGATCGTGCTGCTGCTGATCTTCATGCTGCTGCATGCGAGTTTTGGTTCCGCCCAACTGGCCTCGTTGATCTTCCTCTGTGTTCCGTTCGCTGCTAGCGGCGGCATCTTCGCGCTGGCCATGCGTGAGATGCCGTTCAGTATCGCTGCCGGCGTTGGATTCATCGCGTTGTTTGGTGTCGCTGTGCTCAATGGACTGGTGTGGACCAGCGACGCGGAGCGACGGCGAAAGGAAGGAGTGCCGGCCAAAGAAGCTTCTGGCCTTGCGGCCAACAGCCGATTCCGCCCGGTGCTGATGACCGCGATGGTAGCAAGTTTGGGGTTCCTGCCAATGGCTCTCTCGCACAGCGACGGCGCTGAAATTCAACGCCCCCTGGCAACCGTGGTTATCGGTGGACTGATCACCAGTTCGTTGCTCACTTGCGTTGTGATACCGGCCGTGTACCCGTGGTTTGCACCTCGCCAAGTGCACCCCGAAGCGAAAGCCTTGAGTTAG
- a CDS encoding tyrosine-type recombinase/integrase, with translation MIVTIADLNTGRVSAFAAELRKPKTVELKDGDTEERKVSEATVTSHLRHLKAVARWAHNQELLPKVPKFDMPRKASGAQRMKGRPITLEEFERMIEATAGVVGENAAESWKLLLRGLWTSGLRLSECVNLRWDYTPDGLCVVLNGKQSVLAFDAGSQKSGRVQHVPLAPEAVELLEPLQRKAGFVFNPQRRNGTPMARHALKIGKTISKIGKAAGVVTDPAKKKTATAHDLRRAFGSRWSKLVMPAALKDLMRHSSIETTMTYYVQQSAQVAAAELWDVRGTTLGTNADKETAEEQKTT, from the coding sequence TTGATTGTTACCATCGCCGACCTGAACACCGGCAGGGTATCGGCGTTCGCGGCGGAGTTGCGGAAGCCGAAGACCGTCGAGTTGAAGGACGGCGACACCGAAGAACGCAAGGTATCGGAAGCAACCGTTACTTCCCACCTGCGACACCTGAAAGCGGTAGCACGCTGGGCACACAACCAGGAGTTACTTCCCAAGGTGCCGAAGTTCGACATGCCACGCAAGGCGAGCGGGGCTCAGAGAATGAAGGGACGACCGATTACCCTTGAAGAGTTCGAGCGGATGATTGAAGCCACTGCGGGGGTGGTTGGTGAAAATGCTGCAGAGTCGTGGAAGCTATTGTTGCGTGGACTCTGGACCAGCGGATTGCGGCTGAGCGAGTGCGTCAACCTGCGGTGGGACTATACCCCAGATGGACTATGCGTGGTGCTGAATGGCAAGCAAAGCGTGCTGGCGTTCGATGCTGGCTCGCAGAAGTCTGGACGGGTGCAGCATGTGCCACTGGCACCGGAGGCGGTAGAGCTGCTGGAGCCTTTGCAACGCAAGGCAGGCTTTGTGTTCAACCCACAGCGGAGGAACGGCACCCCGATGGCTCGGCATGCACTCAAGATAGGTAAAACCATATCGAAAATCGGCAAGGCTGCTGGCGTGGTAACCGATCCCGCGAAGAAGAAGACCGCAACGGCTCACGACCTGCGGCGAGCGTTCGGCTCGCGGTGGAGCAAGCTTGTCATGCCAGCGGCTCTAAAGGACCTGATGCGACATTCGAGCATCGAAACCACTATGACCTATTACGTCCAACAGTCGGCACAGGTGGCAGCGGCGGAACTATGGGACGTTCGAGGTACCACTTTAGGTACCAACGCAGACAAAGAGACTGCCGAAGAACAAAAAACCACTTAA
- a CDS encoding tyrosine-type recombinase/integrase, with the protein MASIEYRARSTRVVAYVNKEKKTFALGEVSKKAAVRFANNIDTLLHERRCNLPLSRDVSNWLADWDDALFELLAEEGLVEPRVKAGALASYIDSYIVGRSDVTERRLGKFRNARARLIEFFGDVKVEVVTPGSADDYARWLLTRLAPATAQKECQIAAQFFRHAFRQGLIERNPFDGVTVGKATNNERRVFLSRDVIGRVLEKCPNWQWRLVLSLARYGGLRCSSEIALLKWCDIHWDADRFTITSPKTRRYGKETRVVPIFPELRPFLDDAYFSEDADKTWVVPMLGGKADKNLGTTFRKIIRRAGTEPWPKPFQNCRSSRQTELEQIYPTYVVCAWLGNTPTIAHKHYLIVTDGHFKMAVEAGDKLGTRTPVSTRHDSQKRLQSVHSVRENTSFSEVVGIMENTQVAEEGFEPPTRGL; encoded by the coding sequence ATGGCCAGTATCGAGTATCGTGCACGTTCAACGCGAGTGGTCGCCTACGTCAATAAAGAAAAGAAGACGTTTGCACTGGGGGAAGTTTCAAAGAAGGCTGCAGTGCGGTTCGCAAATAATATAGATACGCTTCTCCACGAGCGGCGCTGTAACCTCCCACTCAGTCGAGACGTCTCAAATTGGCTGGCTGACTGGGACGACGCATTGTTCGAGTTGCTAGCCGAGGAAGGACTTGTTGAGCCGAGAGTGAAAGCAGGGGCTCTGGCATCCTATATCGACAGTTACATCGTTGGGCGATCTGATGTAACCGAGCGCCGCTTAGGGAAGTTCAGGAACGCTAGAGCCAGGTTGATTGAGTTCTTCGGTGATGTGAAAGTTGAAGTTGTAACACCTGGCAGTGCCGATGATTACGCAAGATGGCTGTTAACTCGACTCGCTCCAGCTACGGCGCAAAAAGAGTGCCAAATAGCGGCCCAATTCTTTCGTCATGCGTTCCGCCAAGGCCTCATCGAAAGAAATCCCTTTGATGGTGTGACTGTTGGTAAAGCCACGAATAACGAACGCAGGGTTTTTCTCTCGCGTGACGTAATCGGGCGTGTTTTGGAAAAGTGCCCAAACTGGCAATGGCGACTTGTTCTCTCTCTGGCAAGGTATGGGGGGTTGAGATGTTCATCCGAAATCGCCTTACTAAAGTGGTGTGACATTCACTGGGATGCAGATCGGTTCACGATCACCAGTCCAAAGACGAGGCGGTATGGTAAAGAAACACGTGTCGTTCCGATCTTTCCGGAACTTCGGCCATTTCTTGATGACGCTTATTTCAGTGAGGATGCTGACAAGACTTGGGTCGTTCCAATGTTAGGAGGTAAGGCAGACAAAAATCTTGGAACGACCTTCAGAAAGATCATTCGTCGTGCTGGTACCGAACCGTGGCCCAAGCCCTTCCAGAACTGCCGCTCCAGCCGGCAGACTGAGCTGGAACAGATCTATCCGACATATGTGGTTTGTGCCTGGTTGGGAAACACGCCTACCATCGCTCACAAACACTATCTGATTGTAACCGATGGCCACTTCAAGATGGCAGTCGAAGCTGGGGATAAACTGGGGACGCGAACGCCCGTGTCAACCCGTCACGACTCGCAAAAGAGATTGCAGTCAGTTCATTCCGTTCGGGAAAACACGAGTTTCTCGGAAGTGGTGGGTATTATGGAAAATACCCAAGTAGCGGAGGAGGGATTCGAACCCCCGACACGCGGATTATGA
- a CDS encoding DUF3987 domain-containing protein, whose protein sequence is MGEGEDGRALVRCHAGCDVEAICSAVGLRVVDLMPKICEPHNPSKVKNNAKPRIVAKYSYRDEAGKLLFQALRYEPKDFRQRRPAGRGRWEWSVKGVRVVPYNLPDLIAKSSKAVMVVEGEKDVDNLARLGVLATCNSGGAGKWTGEHAKFLAGRKVVVLPDNDEHGQNHAQQVAQSLQSIAQSVRVVNLPGLQPKGDVSDWIAAGGTREELKRLAEATPLWTLEAQPWPEIQPFDVLYLPEFPTAMLPEVLRNWVEAESHATQTPADLAALLALSVCAVGIARRVVVEPRPGWREPVNLFTAVLLEPGNRKSAVFSDAIKPLRDVETELIEASMPEVARMQSARRQDEARLRKLEKVSAEKGDILAREEAGDLSVGLANLPEPVLPRLLVDDATAEKLGIMLAEQGGRIASMSPEGGVFDLIAGLYSKSGMPQFGVYLMGHSGDDLITDRVSRKSVSVERPALTCAYAIQPAVIEGLADNTAFRGRGLLARFLYAAPRSWIGQREIAPAPVSDVIREAYRQTVRRLLSTEGEITLELDSHADAHFQGWEAEIEEMLGDGGLMETTRDWGAKLAGATLRIAVVLHCVEHGLEGQIEMPTIVAAIEIADYLVPHAEAVLTLMCAGVSNDNDGSQYVLRWIERHGLSHFTKRDAQQHGKRKFPRAEDIDPALKTLVLRGYIRERPIEKKGPGRPPSPVFDVNPLAFVDAKPKGCSFNSQNSFNSSETSDTEDNENAPEHILNKNGMEVTM, encoded by the coding sequence GTGGGCGAAGGAGAAGACGGACGTGCTCTTGTAAGATGCCACGCCGGCTGCGACGTCGAGGCCATTTGTTCCGCGGTCGGCCTGCGTGTCGTGGACTTAATGCCCAAGATTTGTGAACCACACAATCCCAGCAAGGTAAAGAACAACGCCAAGCCACGCATCGTCGCGAAGTATAGCTATCGAGATGAAGCTGGCAAATTACTCTTTCAAGCCCTGAGATACGAGCCAAAGGACTTTCGGCAACGACGACCAGCTGGTAGGGGAAGATGGGAATGGAGTGTTAAAGGGGTACGTGTCGTTCCTTACAATCTACCCGATCTAATTGCCAAGTCTTCAAAGGCAGTTATGGTGGTAGAGGGAGAGAAGGATGTTGACAATCTTGCCCGATTGGGAGTGTTAGCTACCTGTAATTCAGGCGGAGCGGGAAAATGGACAGGGGAACATGCCAAGTTCCTCGCCGGAAGAAAAGTCGTCGTGCTTCCCGACAATGATGAACATGGCCAAAACCACGCACAGCAAGTTGCTCAATCTCTTCAGAGTATCGCGCAGTCGGTTCGAGTTGTTAATTTACCTGGTTTGCAACCAAAAGGTGACGTCAGTGACTGGATAGCGGCCGGGGGTACACGAGAGGAATTGAAGCGGTTGGCTGAAGCCACACCGTTGTGGACGCTTGAAGCACAACCTTGGCCGGAAATCCAACCTTTTGACGTACTTTATCTACCTGAATTCCCGACTGCTATGCTGCCCGAAGTCTTAAGAAACTGGGTAGAAGCTGAGTCTCACGCTACTCAAACACCTGCAGATCTGGCGGCTCTCTTGGCCCTTTCGGTTTGTGCTGTTGGAATCGCTCGGCGAGTGGTAGTGGAGCCGCGACCGGGCTGGCGTGAGCCTGTCAATCTATTTACGGCAGTATTGCTTGAACCTGGCAATCGCAAGTCTGCTGTTTTCTCCGATGCAATCAAACCTTTGCGTGACGTAGAAACAGAGCTAATAGAGGCTAGCATGCCAGAGGTAGCCCGTATGCAATCTGCGAGACGTCAGGATGAAGCCAGGCTCAGGAAGCTAGAGAAGGTATCTGCTGAAAAGGGGGATATTTTGGCTAGGGAAGAGGCAGGGGATTTATCCGTGGGCCTTGCTAATCTTCCCGAGCCGGTTCTACCCCGGTTACTTGTCGATGATGCGACAGCTGAAAAACTTGGAATAATGCTAGCTGAACAAGGCGGACGCATAGCCAGCATGTCCCCCGAAGGAGGAGTGTTCGACCTTATTGCTGGTCTCTATTCCAAAAGTGGTATGCCTCAGTTCGGTGTATACCTGATGGGGCACTCAGGTGATGACCTAATTACAGATCGTGTCAGCCGCAAGAGCGTTTCGGTAGAAAGGCCTGCGTTGACTTGTGCATATGCGATTCAGCCGGCGGTTATTGAGGGGCTGGCAGATAATACGGCATTTCGTGGAAGAGGCCTCTTGGCCCGTTTTCTGTATGCGGCTCCGCGAAGCTGGATCGGTCAGCGAGAAATCGCACCTGCACCGGTATCAGATGTTATACGAGAAGCGTACCGGCAAACTGTTCGTCGATTACTTTCAACCGAGGGAGAAATCACACTGGAACTTGATTCACACGCAGACGCACATTTCCAGGGGTGGGAAGCTGAGATCGAGGAAATGCTAGGCGATGGTGGTTTAATGGAAACCACCAGAGATTGGGGCGCAAAATTGGCCGGCGCAACACTGCGCATTGCAGTTGTACTTCATTGTGTCGAGCATGGTCTTGAAGGACAAATAGAGATGCCGACCATAGTTGCAGCTATAGAGATAGCCGATTACCTAGTTCCCCATGCTGAAGCCGTGCTGACCCTGATGTGTGCCGGAGTGAGTAATGATAACGATGGTTCGCAATATGTTCTACGATGGATAGAGCGACATGGTCTAAGTCACTTCACCAAGCGAGATGCACAACAACACGGTAAGCGGAAATTTCCCAGAGCCGAGGATATTGACCCTGCACTAAAGACACTTGTCTTGCGAGGCTACATCCGCGAACGGCCGATCGAAAAAAAGGGCCCCGGGCGACCGCCGTCGCCAGTATTTGATGTGAACCCACTCGCCTTCGTTGATGCGAAACCCAAAGGCTGCTCGTTTAATTCTCAAAACTCTTTCAACTCTTCAGAGACCAGCGATACTGAGGATAATGAGAACGCTCCTGAGCATATATTAAACAAAAATGGGATGGAGGTGACGATGTGA